A region from the Catellatospora sp. TT07R-123 genome encodes:
- a CDS encoding NB-ARC domain-containing protein — MNDRLDVRLTRMRMYVLIDAFERDIRDVLRRFVLDDLSDEEVLGGQLLVKARDRQMKDRGDESGHSLVEYLDFRETYGLLNRHRAMLPEALARETTDLTAGLDRLVLIRNRVMHGRPLAAGDPDALSALLSILLAPQWRALHDTWRMLRDDPFWEPTDEPSPTDFGYALHNLPLPDYDETGLIGREADVDRLLEMCKRGRDNVITITGEGGIGKTALALEVAYRLVDDPSRPYDAVLWCSLKTERLTAEGIRSISNAVTTLTGAMESIVSAVDSGTMTSYDQLARLLAGLRTLIVIDNLETVNSTTFVDLYEALPPEVRFLLTSRVGVGELERRYPLGALSDKDGVRLLADLTNRRHVATLQRIQPQSREEIVRRLRSSPLAIKWFVLAVEAGSEPLTLLRNQGELLEFCVRSVYDTLSPEAMKLLQALYALGRPVTADELVLLVGSSVDDISRSSKELTRGSLVRVSAKNEVSGAFDIAISESASQFMRHADLADSTYIGEIARREEEFRVDEERRAHEAAERSLAPIVVRARDHADAATAQLLRRALLASQADDYAHAYEFVSKARSLNPDFWEVDRVEGFLRANQSEYSVATNLYLKAYKQAEGEHRAVVAHFLAGHLSRNVKDLETALKYSREAHQVLQTPETGVALGNTLVWCRQFDEAITLIEPAVGRSKAKARLIAVTSLMEAHRRYGEYLRDSIRNPMAAFDQAWKGFETAVPLLTEGIIDRKFITSATDAVGVGFLSIAMALEGSVEIPADAQERIGAVLPYLSRMAASSRWQFLVNALDRVCRVEDAPAVFATVKERTTTWTRGGRDGDGEAQSELLGQIHSLPGPTFGFIAHDDFPGNIFFHRDSCAADSPFRRLAAGQMVRFRVQTREDGRIRAVNVSAAD, encoded by the coding sequence GTGAACGATCGGCTCGACGTCCGGCTGACCCGCATGCGCATGTACGTGCTGATCGACGCCTTCGAGCGCGACATCCGCGACGTCCTGCGGCGCTTCGTCCTCGACGACCTCTCCGACGAGGAGGTGCTGGGCGGCCAGTTGCTGGTCAAGGCCAGAGACCGCCAGATGAAGGACCGGGGAGACGAGTCCGGGCACTCGCTGGTCGAATACCTGGACTTCCGGGAGACGTACGGGCTGCTCAACCGGCACCGCGCCATGCTGCCCGAGGCGCTGGCCCGCGAGACCACCGATCTCACCGCGGGCCTGGACCGGCTCGTGCTCATCCGCAACCGGGTCATGCACGGCCGGCCGCTGGCCGCGGGCGACCCGGACGCGCTGTCGGCGCTGCTCAGCATCCTGCTCGCGCCGCAGTGGCGGGCTCTGCACGACACCTGGCGGATGCTGCGCGACGACCCGTTCTGGGAGCCGACCGACGAGCCCAGCCCCACCGACTTCGGCTACGCGCTGCACAACCTGCCGCTGCCCGACTACGACGAGACCGGCCTGATCGGCCGCGAGGCCGACGTCGACCGGCTGCTGGAGATGTGCAAGCGCGGCCGCGACAACGTCATCACCATCACCGGCGAGGGCGGCATCGGCAAGACCGCGCTGGCGCTGGAGGTCGCCTACCGGCTCGTCGACGACCCGTCCCGGCCGTACGACGCGGTGCTGTGGTGCTCGCTGAAGACCGAGCGGCTGACCGCCGAGGGCATCCGCAGCATCTCCAACGCGGTCACCACGCTGACCGGCGCGATGGAGTCGATCGTGTCGGCCGTCGACTCCGGCACCATGACCAGCTACGACCAGCTCGCCCGGCTGCTGGCCGGGCTGCGGACCCTGATCGTGATCGACAACCTGGAGACGGTCAACTCCACCACCTTCGTCGACCTGTACGAAGCCCTGCCGCCCGAGGTCCGCTTCCTGCTCACCAGCCGCGTCGGCGTCGGCGAGCTGGAACGCCGCTACCCGCTGGGCGCGCTGTCGGACAAGGACGGGGTGCGGCTGCTGGCCGACCTGACCAACCGGCGCCACGTCGCCACCCTCCAGCGGATCCAGCCGCAGTCGCGCGAGGAGATCGTGCGGCGCCTGCGCAGCAGCCCGCTGGCGATCAAGTGGTTCGTGCTGGCGGTCGAGGCGGGCAGCGAGCCGCTGACCCTGCTGCGCAACCAGGGCGAGCTGCTGGAGTTCTGCGTCCGCTCGGTCTACGACACGCTCAGCCCCGAGGCGATGAAGCTGCTCCAGGCGCTGTACGCCCTGGGCCGCCCGGTCACCGCCGACGAGCTGGTGCTGCTCGTCGGCAGCTCCGTCGACGACATCAGCCGGTCGAGCAAGGAGCTCACCCGCGGCTCGCTGGTGCGGGTGTCGGCCAAGAACGAGGTCAGCGGGGCGTTCGACATCGCGATCTCGGAGTCGGCGTCGCAGTTCATGCGCCACGCCGACCTGGCCGACAGCACGTACATCGGGGAGATCGCGCGGCGGGAGGAGGAGTTCCGGGTCGACGAGGAGCGGCGCGCGCACGAGGCCGCTGAGCGCAGCCTGGCCCCGATCGTGGTGCGCGCCCGCGACCACGCCGACGCGGCCACGGCCCAGCTGCTGCGCCGGGCGCTGCTGGCCAGCCAGGCCGACGACTACGCCCACGCGTACGAGTTCGTGAGCAAGGCGCGCAGCCTGAACCCCGACTTCTGGGAGGTCGACCGGGTCGAGGGCTTCCTGCGCGCCAACCAGTCGGAGTACTCGGTGGCCACGAACCTCTACCTCAAGGCGTACAAGCAGGCCGAGGGCGAGCACCGGGCCGTCGTCGCGCACTTCCTGGCCGGGCACCTGTCGCGCAACGTCAAGGACCTGGAGACGGCGCTGAAGTACTCCCGCGAGGCCCACCAGGTGCTCCAGACCCCTGAGACCGGGGTCGCGCTGGGCAACACGCTGGTGTGGTGCCGCCAGTTCGACGAGGCCATCACCCTGATCGAGCCCGCGGTCGGCCGGTCCAAGGCCAAGGCGCGGCTGATCGCCGTCACCAGCCTGATGGAGGCCCACCGCCGCTACGGCGAATACCTGCGCGACAGCATCCGCAACCCGATGGCCGCCTTCGACCAGGCGTGGAAGGGCTTCGAGACGGCGGTGCCGCTGCTCACCGAGGGCATCATCGACCGCAAGTTCATCACGTCGGCCACCGACGCGGTCGGGGTCGGCTTCCTGAGCATCGCGATGGCGCTGGAAGGCTCGGTGGAGATCCCGGCCGACGCCCAGGAGCGGATCGGGGCGGTCCTGCCGTACCTGTCCCGGATGGCGGCCTCCAGCAGGTGGCAGTTCCTGGTCAACGCGCTGGACCGGGTCTGCCGCGTCGAAGACGCCCCCGCGGTGTTCGCCACCGTCAAGGAGCGGACCACCACCTGGACCAGGGGCGGGCGCGACGGCGACGGCGAGGCCCAGTCGGAGCTGCTGGGCCAGATCCACTCGCTGCCGGGGCCGACGTTCGGCTTCATCGCGCACGACGACTTCCCGGGCAACATCTTCTTCCACCGCGACTCGTGCGCGGCCGACAGCCCGTTCCGCAGACTGGCGGCGGGGCAGATGGTGCGGTTCCGGGTGCAGACACGCGAGGACGGCCGCATCCGCGCCGTCAACGTGTCGGCCGCGGACTGA
- a CDS encoding MFS transporter yields the protein MTVVEQAAVSTELPDQPAPAPPPVPLRRNRDFVLLWAGAGMAFLGTRVSALAYTLVTFWSTGSATAAGLVTFAALLPNLLVQLPAGAFVDQWDRRRTMIVCDLGRIVAIGSVAVAVLSGHVWVAHLMVVAFVEASLGVFYRLSERAAVRNVVAPDQLGAAMAGNEARGQAAGLLGQPIGSLLFSLVAWIPFGFTALAHLGSLTTLLFIRKSLQAEQEEHRAPRILARIREGFAFVWGQKYLRRALGLLAASNILFQVLALALIVIVKEDGGTPPVIGFILAVNGVGGMLGALSSNFFMKRFGIRKIIMFVNVSWAGLMAAIAFAHHPVALAAIYTAIVYGAGVGNVAGMVYQVKTTPDNMQGRVGSISMLLASGANSIGALIAGFALDAFTSTTAVLAVTAVMALLAILSVLAFGGRRAAEAEAAINLTR from the coding sequence ATGACCGTCGTCGAACAGGCCGCAGTCTCCACGGAGCTGCCCGACCAACCGGCGCCCGCGCCGCCGCCGGTGCCGCTGCGCCGCAACCGCGACTTCGTGCTCCTGTGGGCCGGCGCCGGGATGGCGTTCCTGGGCACCCGGGTCAGCGCGCTGGCGTACACGCTGGTCACGTTCTGGTCCACCGGGTCGGCCACCGCGGCCGGCCTGGTCACCTTCGCCGCGCTGCTGCCCAACCTGCTGGTGCAGCTGCCCGCCGGGGCGTTCGTGGACCAGTGGGACCGCCGCCGCACCATGATCGTGTGCGACCTGGGCCGGATCGTCGCCATCGGCAGCGTCGCGGTGGCGGTGCTGTCGGGCCACGTCTGGGTGGCCCACCTGATGGTGGTGGCGTTCGTCGAGGCCAGCCTGGGCGTCTTCTACCGGCTGTCCGAGCGCGCCGCCGTACGCAACGTCGTCGCGCCCGACCAGCTCGGCGCCGCCATGGCCGGCAACGAGGCCCGCGGCCAGGCCGCCGGGCTGCTCGGCCAGCCCATCGGGTCGCTGCTGTTCTCGCTGGTGGCGTGGATCCCGTTCGGGTTCACCGCGCTGGCGCACCTGGGCTCGCTGACCACCCTGCTGTTCATCCGCAAGAGCCTGCAGGCCGAGCAGGAGGAGCACCGGGCACCGCGCATCCTGGCGCGCATCAGGGAGGGCTTCGCGTTCGTCTGGGGGCAGAAGTACCTGCGCCGGGCGCTCGGGCTGCTCGCGGCCAGCAACATCCTGTTCCAGGTGCTGGCGCTGGCCCTGATCGTGATCGTGAAGGAGGACGGCGGCACGCCGCCGGTGATCGGCTTCATCCTGGCCGTCAACGGCGTCGGCGGCATGCTCGGCGCGCTGAGCAGCAACTTCTTCATGAAGCGGTTCGGCATCCGCAAGATCATCATGTTCGTCAACGTGTCCTGGGCCGGGCTGATGGCGGCCATCGCGTTCGCCCACCACCCGGTGGCCCTGGCCGCGATCTACACCGCCATCGTGTACGGCGCCGGCGTCGGCAACGTCGCGGGCATGGTCTACCAGGTCAAGACGACCCCCGACAACATGCAGGGCCGTGTCGGCTCGATCTCGATGCTGCTCGCCTCCGGCGCGAACTCCATCGGCGCCCTCATCGCCGGCTTCGCCCTGGACGCGTTCACCTCGACCACCGCCGTCCTGGCCGTCACCGCCGTGATGGCCCTGCTCGCGATCCTCTCGGTGCTCGCCTTCGGCGGCCGCCGCGCCGCCGAAGCCGAAGCCGCCATCAACCTCACCCGCTGA
- a CDS encoding SGNH/GDSL hydrolase family protein yields MWRRYVAIGDSTSEGLDDPDGRGGFRGWADRFAEHVAAAHPGLEYANLAIRGRETAEIEQEQLPLALALRPDLCTVVSGVNDMLRRRFDVDDVVGRIGRMQSALVGAGATVLTFTMPDPVRVMPLARPLRGRFEAYNAALREVSAASGAVLLDLGAYEVAGDPRLWSPDRLHANSAGHERIGRGLAWALGLPGFDGSWGAPLPDQPRRTVWQRAAADGAWLRGYLLPWLVRHARGQSSGDGITAKRPHPLPVHQPH; encoded by the coding sequence ATGTGGCGGCGGTACGTGGCGATAGGTGACAGCACCAGCGAAGGGCTCGACGACCCGGACGGGCGGGGCGGCTTCCGTGGCTGGGCCGACCGGTTCGCCGAGCACGTCGCGGCGGCCCACCCCGGCCTGGAGTACGCCAACCTCGCCATCCGGGGCCGCGAGACGGCCGAGATCGAGCAGGAGCAGCTGCCGCTGGCCCTGGCACTGCGGCCCGACCTGTGCACGGTGGTGTCGGGCGTCAACGACATGCTGCGCCGCCGGTTCGACGTCGACGACGTGGTGGGGCGGATCGGGCGGATGCAGTCGGCGCTGGTCGGGGCCGGGGCGACGGTGCTGACCTTCACGATGCCGGACCCGGTGCGGGTGATGCCGCTGGCGCGCCCGCTGCGCGGCCGGTTCGAGGCGTACAACGCGGCGCTGCGCGAGGTCAGCGCGGCCTCGGGCGCGGTGCTGCTGGACCTGGGGGCGTACGAGGTGGCCGGGGATCCGCGGCTGTGGAGCCCGGACCGGCTGCACGCCAACAGCGCCGGTCACGAGCGGATCGGGCGCGGGCTGGCCTGGGCACTCGGGCTGCCGGGCTTCGACGGGTCGTGGGGCGCGCCGCTGCCGGATCAGCCGCGCCGGACGGTGTGGCAGCGGGCCGCGGCCGATGGGGCTTGGCTGCGCGGATACCTGCTGCCCTGGCTGGTCCGTCACGCCCGCGGCCAGTCCTCCGGCGACGGCATCACCGCCAAGCGCCCCCATCCCCTCCCCGTCCACCAGCCCCACTGA
- a CDS encoding ornithine carbamoyltransferase codes for MKPPVRHLISIEDLTDEDLAAIVARGVQMAAGDHGQPLDGLVAGIYFAKTSTRTRSAFSAGALRLGARLVSYGPGDLQLNTGETSEDTGRVFAGMLDVLVARTAADEAEMRAWACQDRMAVINAMSAQEHPTQALTDLTTLMRRFGRIEGLRLLYVGEGNNTATALALALTRVPGFELELRTPPGYGLPAELLDRARKQAAAYGAVITERHDMDDLPVGVDAIYTTRWQTTGSSKPDPDWREVFAPFQVRPQLWRHSPNALFLHDLPAHRGEEVAAEVLDGPASIAFEQAHNKMYSAMAVLEWSHQVTGRIC; via the coding sequence ATGAAGCCCCCGGTGCGGCACCTGATCTCCATCGAGGATCTCACCGACGAGGACCTGGCCGCGATCGTGGCCAGGGGCGTCCAGATGGCCGCGGGCGACCACGGCCAGCCCCTGGACGGGCTGGTGGCGGGGATCTACTTCGCCAAGACCTCGACCCGTACCCGCAGCGCGTTCTCCGCCGGGGCGCTGCGGCTCGGGGCGCGGCTGGTGTCGTACGGCCCCGGCGACCTCCAGCTGAACACGGGGGAGACCAGCGAGGACACCGGCCGGGTGTTCGCCGGGATGCTCGACGTCCTGGTGGCGCGCACGGCCGCCGACGAGGCCGAGATGCGGGCCTGGGCCTGCCAGGACCGCATGGCGGTGATCAACGCGATGAGCGCCCAGGAGCACCCGACCCAGGCGCTGACCGACCTCACCACGCTGATGCGGCGCTTCGGCCGGATCGAGGGGCTGCGGCTGCTCTACGTCGGCGAGGGCAACAACACCGCCACCGCGCTGGCGCTGGCCCTGACCCGGGTGCCCGGGTTCGAGCTGGAACTGCGTACCCCGCCGGGCTACGGCCTGCCCGCCGAGCTGCTCGACCGGGCCCGCAAGCAGGCCGCCGCGTACGGCGCGGTGATCACCGAACGGCACGACATGGACGACCTGCCCGTGGGCGTGGACGCGATCTACACCACGCGGTGGCAGACCACCGGCTCCAGCAAGCCCGACCCGGACTGGCGGGAGGTGTTCGCACCGTTCCAGGTGCGGCCGCAGCTGTGGCGGCACAGCCCGAACGCCCTGTTCCTGCACGACCTGCCCGCGCACCGGGGCGAGGAGGTGGCCGCCGAAGTCCTCGACGGCCCCGCCAGCATCGCGTTCGAGCAGGCCCACAACAAGATGTACAGCGCGATGGCGGTTCTGGAGTGGAGCCACCAGGTCACGGGAAGGATCTGCTAG